GAAAAATTTAAAAAAGTATGAAAAGAAGCATAAGTCGCTAATGGACAATATCAATGGGAAGGGAGAAAAAGAGTAAATGGATTGGTTAAAAAAATTACTAGAAACACTAAAACTTGGAGAGCACTATGCAGCTATAGAAGAGGGCATTAAGAAACAAGGCTTTTTATCTAAAGATGAAGCTGATGCACTAAAAAAACAGGTATCTACTCAAAAGAAGACTATAAAAGAGAGAGATGACCAGCTTGAAACACTTTCAAAGAAGGTTGGAAATAATGAAGAACTTCAAAGTGAAATTGATAAACTGAAAAAAGAAAATCAAAGTTCGACAGAGAAATATGAAAAAGAGCTGCAGTCACAGTCATTTAATTTTGCTCTAGATACAGCTCTTAGAAATAGCAAAGTAAAGAATCCTAAAGCATTGAAGGCATTACTCAATATTGACAATATAAAGCTAGATGGTGAAACAATGATTGGTTTAGATGATCAGCTTAAGACTCTAAAAGAATCAGATGCATATCTGTTTGAAGATGAAAGCAGTGCTTCAACTGGAAGTCAGGGCAATCATAAAAGAAATCCAGATACTTCAAATAAGGATGATGAAGGCAGTATGGGCAAGCGCCTAGCATCGCTTAATACTGAAACTAAAACAGATGCAGTTAAAGCTGCAACAGAAACATACTTTGGATAGGAGGAATTAATTTATGAAAGTACAAAATTATTTAAGTTCAAAAGAGATTTTAAAACACAAGGAGTTTGAAGCAGTACCAGTAACCGTTGATGATGGAGTTACTGCAGTAAATGGAAAGAAGATACTGAAGGCAGGAACTATAATCGGTGGTAAGACTCAAAGCGT
The sequence above is drawn from the Tissierellales bacterium genome and encodes:
- a CDS encoding phage scaffolding protein produces the protein MDWLKKLLETLKLGEHYAAIEEGIKKQGFLSKDEADALKKQVSTQKKTIKERDDQLETLSKKVGNNEELQSEIDKLKKENQSSTEKYEKELQSQSFNFALDTALRNSKVKNPKALKALLNIDNIKLDGETMIGLDDQLKTLKESDAYLFEDESSASTGSQGNHKRNPDTSNKDDEGSMGKRLASLNTETKTDAVKAATETYFG